Proteins encoded in a region of the Misgurnus anguillicaudatus chromosome 9, ASM2758022v2, whole genome shotgun sequence genome:
- the scarb2c gene encoding lysosome membrane protein 2c, with the protein MMMRSCCTYTVGVLSILLLICGIAMVLSRVFENLINNRVKKEIVLVNGTDAFSVWQNPPPPVYMQFYFFNLTNPAEVLDGSKPSVVQIGPYTYREYRPMEEVNFLDNGTKVAAINPKTYVFEPNMSSGSEDDIVRTVNIPAVTVMERFKDSILSRIINDLMISKGTGVFGTFRVGDLLWGYEDPLLKDLKKFVPTLDDNFGLFYKKNGTSDGDYEFLTGTQNYKDFARIDKWNGQSSLNWWSTDSCNMINGTDGASFHPIITKTEKLYIFSSDLCRSLYAVYESDVSVQGLPGFRFVPPSEVFANITINPDNAGFCVPNGTCLSSGLLNVSMCKEGAPIIMSSPHFYQADDKYVQDVFGMNPRKEEHETVIDVNPLTGLLLQAAKRLQVNVYLEKISAFSQTANIMTLVYPVMYINESVVIDEESAKKLKVVITEAEVVINVPFIVIALGILLGVVFIVIICKQKVPESSADERQPLISS; encoded by the exons atgatgATGAGGTCCTGCTGTACTTACACTGTGGGAGTTCTGTCTATTCTGCTGTTAATCTGCGGGATCGCGATGGTTCTGTCACGAGTCTTTGAGAACCTAATAAACAACAGGGTAAAAAAG GAAATCGTTCTGGTGAATGGAACAGACGCCTTCTCAGTTTGGCAAAACCCTCCACCGccggtttacatgcagttttacttttttaatctgACCAATCCTGCAGAGGTTCTGGACGGATCCAAACCCTCCGTCGTACAGATCGGACCGTACACATACAG GGAGTATCGACCGATGGAGGAAGTGAACTTTTTGGATAACGGAACGAAAGTGGCAGCCATCAATCCAAAGACGTACGTGTTTGAGCCTAATATGTCAAGTGGCTCAGAGGACGACATCGTCCGAACCGTCAACATACCTGCTGTG ACAGTGATGGAGAGATTTAAAGATAGCATCCTGAGTCGAATTATCAATGACTTGATGATATCGAAGGGTACCGGTGTGTTTGGGACTTTTCGGGTGGGTGACCTGCTCTGGGGTTATGAAGACCCTCTGCTCAAAGATCTCAAGAAATTTGTCCCAACCCTAGATGACAACTTTGGACTTTTTTACAAG AAAAACGGCACCAGTGATGGAGATTATGAGTTTTTGACGGGGACGCAGAACTATAAGGATTTCGCTCGTATAGACAAGTGGAACGGACAGAG TTCATTAAACTGGTGGAGCACTGATTCCTGTAACATGATCAATGGAACTGATGGAGCCTCTTTTCATCCAATCATCACTAAGACGGAGAAACTCTACATATTTTCTTCTGATCTCTGCAG ATCTCTGTATGCAGTGTATGAATCAGACGTGAGCGTACAAGGACTCCCCGGCTTTCGCTTCGTTCCTCCCAGTGAGGTTTTTGCCAATATCACCATTAACCCGGATAACGCTGGGTTCTGTGTTCCTAACGGGACCTGTCTCAGTTCTGGTCTGCTCAACGTCAGCATGTGTAAAGAAG GAGCTCCCATCATCATGTCCTCCCCTCATTTCTATCAGGCTGATGACAAATACGTCCAGGATGTTTTTGGAATGAACCCCAGGAAGGAGGAACATGAAACAGTCATTGATGTAAACCCG CTCACTGGACTTTTACTTCAGGCTGCGAAGCGTCTTCAGGTGAATGTCTATCTGGAGAAGATCTCTGCATTCAG TCAAACAGCAAATATCATGACGTTGGTGTATCCAGTGATGTACATTAATGAG AGTGTTGTTATTGATGAAGAATCTGCGAAAAAGCTGAAAGTGGTTATTACTGAGGCTGAAGTTGTCATCAATGTCCCCTTCATCGTGATTGCTCTTGGCATCTTACTGGGTGTGGTCTTCATAGTGATCATATGCAAACAGAAAGTCCCAGAG
- the c9h18orf54 gene encoding lung adenoma susceptibility protein 2, with translation MMMSSSDGVTSPESTVTSLFATSGHLQSSLDPDPVPTITYRDKHYVSASEALDAYIADFQKTSTGKLKINKQISVPHPRNRDVLKTSLTEGELNFLNIPVRNRDSDRLSMTTDDLLALPIDGSLPVTRTSAFLSQSEILPEGRSFNSSTWFQSRPSQAPKRFVHPNPQRAPATGRSSASRKSLPVDDLLIGSSLHRGLNHRPSHQKDPRHTPRSHHLPRWLTSQKSEMDFSGITSVPDLKYPGWLEQCEESSAGSSRIAPPHRIPSWVDELEESRGERQSDTESHKDVKGHPGALCGSKDLCDLRKLQLQFSEPVKRQPTQDKKLFKDDKIGSLIFRAEQMLNSSSLGLCEPVTEHNNNDSGDMEDSLDADRSWENPPVTFKSPVTVGGADEQSQYEEQQRNLSSASGSSGYSSRKHPGPVEALKHMLLRLQAVEHNINQSNTSDTQREEEEQLDREENDLNRSGESLQRVLHHVDRLKTLVDVMNEKKDEPYRETCS, from the exons atgatgatgtcatcatcTGATGGTGTGACGTCACCCGAGTCCACCGTCACCTCACTGTTTGCAACATCAGGACATCTACAGAGCAGTTTAGATCCAGATCCAGTCCCCACCATCACATACAGAGATAAACATTATGTCTCTGCTTCAGAAGCTCTGGATGCTTACATTGCTGACTTCCAGAAGACTTCAACAGGAAAACTCAAAATCAACAAACAGATTTCAGTGCCTCATCCACGAAACAGAGATG TCTTGAAGACGAGTTTAACAGAGGGAGAGCTGAACTTCCTGAATATTCCCGTCAGGAATAGAGACTCTGATCGTCTCAGTATGACCACTGATGATCTTCTGGCTCTCCCGATTGACGGCTCTTTGCCTGTGACCCGCACCTCTGCTTTCCTTTCCCAGTCTGAGATCTTACCAGAGGGGCGGAGCTTTAACTCCAGTACCTGGTTTCAGTCAAGACCCAGTCAAGCTCCAAAACGCTTTGTGCACCCCAATCCACAAAGAGCTCCGGCCACAGGAAGATCATCAGCGAGTAGGAAATCCCTCCCTGTGGACGATTTATTGATCGGTAGTTCACTGCATCGAGGTCTCAATCACCGACCGTCCCACCAGAAGGATCCACGCCACACTCCCAGATCCCATCACCTACCACGCTGGCTGACCAGCCAGAAATCTGAAATGGATTTTTCCGGAATAACCAGCGTTCCTGACTTAAAATACCCAGGATGGCTGGAACAGTGTGAGGAATCATCAGCCGGCAGCAGTCGGATCGCTCCTCCTCACAGAATTCCATCTTGGGTGGATGAACTGGAAGAATCCAGAGGAGAAAGACAGTCAGACACTGAAAGTCACAAAGATGTCAAAGGTCATCCGGGAGCGCTGTGTGGATCTAAGGATCTGTGTGACCTGAGGAAGCTGCAATTGCAGTTTTCAGAACCAGTAAAGAGACAACCGACGCAGGataagaaactttttaaag ATGATAAGATTGGTTCACTGATCTTCAGAGCTGAGCAGATGCTCAACTCATCATCTCTCGGTCTCTGTGAGCCGGTTACAGAACACAACAACAACGACTCAGGAGATATGGAGGACAGCCTGGATGCAGACCGCTCCTGGGAAAATCCACCTGTGACATT TAAATCTCCAGTGACTGTAGGTGGCGCAGATGAACAATCCCAGTATGAAGAACAGCAAAGAAACCTG TCTTCAGCTTCCGGTTCATCCGGTTACAGCAGCAGAAAACATCCAGGTCCAGTAGAGGCGCTCAAACACATGCTGCTCCGCCTGCAGGCTGTCGAACACAACATCAATCAATCCAACACATCAGATacacagagagaagaagaggAACAG CTGGACAGAGAAGAAAATGACTTGAACAGAAGTGGAGAGTCTTTACAGAG AGTTTTGCATCATGTGGACAGACTGAAAACTCTTGTGGATGTCATGAACGAGAAGAAAGACGAACCATACAGAGAAACCTGCAGTTAA